One genomic segment of Pseudomonas chlororaphis subsp. aurantiaca includes these proteins:
- a CDS encoding primosomal protein N', which translates to MPDAILRLALPSPLRRLFDYRAPAGVLRTQLHPGMRLRVPFGRREMIGILVEVTDSSEVPAEKLKPALALLDATPPLPPALFKLCLWTAQYYQHSLGDTLSWALPVLLRQGEPAEARQERFWSVSPGASLDDPRIARAPRQREALATLAQHPHGVAHQLLSKLMLSKDSLDLLLAKDLVQVEVRRHAPGERHEHWLAQPELPLNSEQRAAYEAIRSGFDSYHAFLLAGVTGSGKTEVYLQLIRETLEAGKQALVLIPEINLGPQTLARFEQRFNARIALLHSAVNDRERLDAWLAARDGEADIIIGTRSALFTPMKNPGLIIIDEEHDGSYKQQEGLRYHARDLALVRARQENIPIVLGSATPSMESLHNAYTGRYGLLRLNERAGGAKQPRFLRLDVKSRPLDSGISGPMQQAIGQTLAAGQQVLVFLNRRGFAPTLLCHDCGWMSECERCDARMTVHQRYGELRCHHCGHSERVPRHCPKCGKVDLRPVGAGTERAEERLAILFPDYPVLRVDRDSTSRKDAMNQLFATIQKGQPCILVGTQMLAKGHHFPRVTLVSILDADGGLFSGDFRASERMAQLIVQVAGRAGRAEEPGKVIIQTHLADHPLLVQLTEQGYFAFAEQALSERRAAGLPPFAHLALLRAEAHKPGQAEGFLDEACSEAERLLAQMNLGGIELLGPVPAPMERRAGRYRAQLLLQANARAPLHKLLSHWLLVLEQMPSGRQVRWSLDVDPVDLY; encoded by the coding sequence GTGCCCGACGCCATTTTGCGCCTCGCCCTGCCTTCGCCTCTGCGCCGCCTGTTCGATTACCGGGCCCCTGCCGGTGTACTGCGTACCCAGTTGCATCCGGGCATGCGCCTGCGAGTGCCATTCGGTCGCCGGGAAATGATCGGCATCCTGGTCGAGGTCACGGACAGCAGCGAAGTCCCCGCCGAGAAACTCAAACCGGCACTGGCCCTGCTGGACGCCACCCCACCGCTGCCGCCCGCGCTGTTCAAGCTGTGCCTGTGGACCGCGCAGTATTACCAGCACAGCCTCGGCGACACCCTGAGCTGGGCGCTGCCGGTCCTGCTGCGCCAGGGCGAGCCGGCCGAGGCCCGGCAGGAACGCTTCTGGTCGGTCAGCCCCGGCGCCAGCCTCGACGACCCACGCATCGCCCGCGCCCCGCGCCAGCGCGAAGCCCTGGCGACCCTGGCCCAGCATCCTCATGGCGTCGCCCACCAATTGCTGAGCAAACTGATGCTGAGCAAGGACAGCCTGGATCTGCTGCTGGCCAAGGACCTGGTGCAGGTGGAAGTCCGTCGGCATGCCCCGGGCGAACGCCACGAACATTGGCTGGCCCAGCCGGAACTGCCGCTCAACAGCGAACAGCGCGCCGCCTATGAGGCTATCCGCTCCGGTTTCGACAGCTATCACGCCTTCCTGCTGGCCGGGGTCACCGGCAGCGGCAAGACCGAAGTTTATCTGCAACTGATCCGCGAAACCCTGGAAGCCGGCAAGCAGGCGCTGGTGCTGATCCCGGAGATCAACCTCGGGCCGCAGACCCTGGCGCGCTTCGAGCAACGCTTCAACGCGCGCATCGCCCTGCTGCACTCGGCGGTCAACGACCGCGAGCGCCTGGATGCCTGGCTGGCGGCCCGCGACGGCGAGGCCGACATTATTATCGGCACCCGCTCGGCGCTGTTCACGCCGATGAAAAACCCCGGGCTGATCATCATCGATGAAGAACACGACGGCTCCTATAAACAGCAGGAAGGCCTGCGCTACCACGCCCGCGACCTGGCCCTGGTCCGTGCCCGCCAGGAAAACATCCCTATCGTGCTGGGCTCCGCCACCCCATCGATGGAAAGCCTGCACAACGCCTACACCGGTCGCTATGGCCTGTTGCGCCTGAACGAGCGGGCTGGCGGCGCCAAACAGCCACGCTTCCTGCGCCTGGACGTGAAGAGCCGGCCGCTGGACAGTGGCATTTCCGGCCCCATGCAACAAGCCATCGGCCAGACCCTGGCGGCAGGCCAGCAGGTGCTGGTGTTCCTCAATCGCCGCGGCTTCGCGCCGACCCTGCTGTGCCATGACTGCGGCTGGATGTCCGAGTGCGAACGCTGCGACGCGCGGATGACCGTGCACCAGCGCTACGGCGAGCTGCGCTGCCACCACTGCGGCCACTCCGAGCGCGTACCGCGGCATTGCCCGAAATGCGGCAAGGTCGACCTGCGCCCGGTCGGCGCCGGCACCGAGCGCGCCGAGGAGCGGCTGGCGATCCTGTTCCCGGACTACCCGGTACTGCGAGTCGACCGCGACAGCACCTCGCGCAAGGACGCGATGAACCAGTTGTTCGCCACTATCCAGAAGGGCCAGCCCTGCATCCTCGTGGGCACCCAGATGCTCGCCAAGGGGCACCACTTCCCACGGGTGACCCTGGTCTCGATCCTCGATGCCGACGGCGGCCTGTTCTCCGGCGACTTCCGCGCCAGCGAACGCATGGCGCAGTTGATCGTCCAGGTGGCTGGCCGGGCCGGACGGGCCGAGGAGCCGGGCAAGGTGATCATCCAGACCCACCTGGCCGACCACCCGCTGCTGGTGCAACTGACCGAACAGGGTTACTTCGCCTTTGCCGAACAGGCCTTGAGCGAACGCCGCGCCGCCGGCCTGCCACCGTTCGCCCATCTGGCCCTACTGCGCGCCGAGGCGCACAAGCCGGGGCAAGCCGAAGGGTTCCTCGACGAAGCCTGCAGCGAAGCCGAGCGTTTGCTGGCCCAGATGAACCTCGGCGGTATCGAGTTGCTGGGGCCGGTTCCGGCGCCCATGGAACGCCGCGCCGGGCGTTATCGCGCGCAACTGCTGTTGCAGGCCAATGCCCGGGCGCCGCTGCACAAGCTGCTGAGCCACTGGCTGCTGGTCCTGGAGCAGATGCCCAGCGGGCGCCAGGTACGCTGGTCGCTGGATGTTGACCCTGTGGACCTGTATTGA
- the rpmE gene encoding 50S ribosomal protein L31, whose protein sequence is MKADIHPEYPAVAVTCSCGNKFETRSTFAKPLAIDVCNECHPFYTGKQKTLDTGGRVQKFADRFGAFGAKKA, encoded by the coding sequence ATGAAAGCCGATATCCATCCAGAATACCCAGCAGTTGCCGTAACCTGCAGCTGCGGCAACAAGTTCGAAACTCGTTCGACCTTCGCTAAGCCGCTGGCGATCGACGTTTGCAACGAATGCCACCCGTTCTACACCGGTAAGCAGAAGACTCTGGATACCGGCGGCCGCGTTCAGAAGTTCGCCGACCGTTTCGGCGCTTTCGGCGCGAAAAAGGCCTAA
- a CDS encoding thermonuclease family protein, whose product MKKASLAGAFFMSAIWLSSAQAFCPAPVGLASVQVQRVVDGDTLRLTDGRSVRMIGLNAPELGKKGRTDEPFAVAARQRLQALVKASNGRVGLLPGRESKDHYGRTLAHVYGADGANLEAQLLAEGLGYQVAVAPNVDLFSCQQAAERSARQARLGLWRQSSVLKADQIKASGFALLSGRVSKVQRNRGGVWIELQDSVVLRIAPNLLGQFDVAQLDRLPGQRIEARGWVLDRSRKGGLKSGQARWMLPLTHPGMFQLVQ is encoded by the coding sequence ATGAAAAAGGCGTCCCTTGCGGGCGCCTTTTTTATGTCCGCGATTTGGCTCTCCAGCGCCCAGGCGTTCTGCCCGGCGCCGGTTGGGCTGGCCTCCGTGCAGGTCCAGCGGGTGGTCGATGGCGACACCTTGCGCCTCACCGATGGTCGCAGCGTGCGCATGATCGGCCTCAATGCGCCGGAACTGGGCAAGAAAGGCCGCACCGACGAGCCCTTTGCGGTTGCCGCCCGCCAGCGCCTGCAGGCGCTGGTGAAAGCCAGCAACGGCCGGGTCGGCCTGCTTCCCGGTCGGGAAAGCAAGGATCACTATGGGCGAACCCTGGCCCATGTCTATGGTGCCGATGGCGCCAACCTTGAGGCGCAATTGCTTGCCGAAGGCCTGGGATACCAGGTGGCGGTAGCGCCGAACGTCGATTTGTTCAGTTGCCAGCAGGCCGCCGAGCGTAGTGCTCGCCAGGCCCGGCTGGGGCTGTGGCGGCAATCGTCTGTACTGAAAGCGGATCAGATAAAGGCCTCCGGTTTTGCGCTGCTCAGTGGCCGGGTGAGCAAGGTGCAGCGCAATCGGGGCGGCGTCTGGATCGAATTGCAGGATTCGGTTGTATTGCGCATTGCACCCAATCTGCTTGGTCAATTCGATGTCGCGCAGTTGGATCGCCTGCCGGGGCAGCGAATCGAGGCGCGCGGCTGGGTGCTCGACCGTTCGCGCAAGGGTGGCTTGAAATCGGGTCAGGCGCGCTGGATGTTGCCGCTGACCCATCCCGGAATGTTCCAGCTGGTTCAATAA
- a CDS encoding malic enzyme-like NAD(P)-binding protein, producing the protein MSDLKTAALEYHANPRPGKLSVELTKATATARDLSLAYSPGVAEPVREIARDPELAYKYTGKGNLVAVISDGTAILGLGNLGPLASKPVMEGKGVLFKRFAGIDVFDIEVDSESPQAFIDTVKRISITFGGINLEDIKAPECFEIERALIEQCDIPVFHDDQHGTAIVTAAGMINALEIAGKTLSDAKIVCLGAGAAAISCMKLLVSMGAQIENIFMVDRTGVIHSERDDLNQYKAVFAHTTDKRTLADALKGADVFVGLSGPNLLSAEGLSSMAANPIVFACSNPDPEIAPELAHATRSDVIMATGRSDYPNQVNNVLGFPFIFRGALDVRAKRINEEMKVAAANALRELAKLPVPQEVCDAYGGIKLEFGREYIIPKPMDARLITVISDAVAKAAIETGVATLPYPKNYPLKSVDDVFNG; encoded by the coding sequence ATGTCTGATCTGAAAACTGCCGCTCTCGAATATCACGCCAATCCCCGTCCAGGGAAACTGAGTGTCGAGCTCACCAAGGCCACCGCTACCGCCCGCGACCTGTCGCTGGCCTACAGCCCCGGCGTAGCCGAACCAGTACGCGAAATCGCCCGCGACCCTGAACTGGCCTACAAATACACCGGCAAGGGCAACCTGGTTGCAGTCATTTCCGATGGCACCGCGATTCTCGGCCTGGGTAACCTCGGCCCACTGGCTTCCAAGCCGGTGATGGAAGGCAAGGGCGTGTTGTTCAAGCGCTTCGCCGGTATCGACGTCTTCGACATCGAAGTCGACTCCGAAAGTCCGCAAGCCTTCATCGACACCGTCAAGCGCATCTCCATCACCTTCGGTGGCATCAACCTGGAAGACATCAAGGCGCCAGAGTGCTTCGAGATCGAGCGCGCCCTGATCGAGCAGTGCGACATTCCGGTATTCCACGATGACCAGCACGGCACCGCTATCGTGACCGCGGCCGGTATGATCAACGCCCTGGAAATCGCTGGCAAAACCCTGTCGGACGCGAAGATCGTCTGCCTGGGCGCCGGTGCCGCCGCCATCTCCTGCATGAAGCTGCTGGTGAGCATGGGGGCCCAGATCGAAAACATCTTCATGGTCGACCGTACCGGCGTGATCCACTCCGAGCGCGACGACCTGAACCAGTACAAGGCGGTCTTCGCCCACACGACCGACAAGCGCACCCTGGCTGACGCCCTGAAAGGTGCCGACGTGTTCGTTGGCCTGTCCGGCCCGAACCTGCTGAGCGCCGAAGGCCTGAGCTCCATGGCTGCCAACCCGATCGTGTTCGCCTGCTCGAACCCTGATCCGGAAATCGCTCCGGAGCTGGCGCACGCCACCCGCAGCGACGTGATCATGGCCACCGGCCGTTCGGACTACCCGAACCAGGTCAACAACGTGCTGGGCTTCCCGTTCATCTTCCGTGGTGCCCTGGACGTTCGCGCCAAGCGCATCAACGAAGAAATGAAAGTGGCCGCGGCCAACGCCCTGCGCGAACTGGCCAAGCTGCCGGTGCCTCAGGAAGTGTGCGACGCCTACGGCGGTATCAAGCTGGAATTCGGTCGTGAGTACATCATTCCGAAGCCAATGGATGCCCGCCTGATCACCGTGATCTCCGACGCCGTGGCCAAGGCCGCGATCGAGACCGGCGTGGCGACCCTGCCATATCCGAAGAACTACCCGCTGAAAAGCGTGGACGACGTGTTCAACGGTTAA
- a CDS encoding penicillin-binding protein 1A — protein MRLLKFFGWSIVAVFCGLLLALSGAFLYLSPGLPSVEALRSIQLQIPLRVYSSDGKLIAEFGEMRRTPIRFADIPPNFINALLSAEDDNFANHYGVDPSSLMRAATQLVKSGHIQSGGSTITMQVAKNFFLSSERSFSRKTTEILLALQIERQLTKDEILELYVNKIYLGNRAYGIEAAAQVYYGKSIRDVSLAQMAMIAGLPKAPSRFNPLANPARSKERRDWILGRMYKLGKISEADYQAAVAEPLNASYHVPTPEVNAPYVAEMARAEMVGRYGSDAYTEGFRVTTTVPSDLQELANTAVHEGLITYDQRHGYRGPESRLPGKTHAAWAQELTKQRSISGLEPAIVTQVDKNGLQVLTRTGEEHVGWDSMKWARPFLNTNSMGPAPKQPSDVAQVGDLIRVQRQADNSLKFRQIPVVQGALVSLDPQNGAIRSLVGGFAFEQSNYNRALQAKRQPGSSFKPFVYSAALDNGYTAASLVNDAPIVFVDEYLDKVWRPKNDTNTFLGPIRMREALYKSRNLVSIRLLQSLGVDRTIDYISKFGFNKQDLPRNLSLALGTATLTPMEIATGWSVFANGGYKVTPYIIDKIESRNGETLFTANPPSVPTDNTASSGIAAPTEQSFTVNNVPGETPSQAPVQAPAVAERIIDGRTTYILNSMLEDVIKLGTGRRALALGRTDLAGKTGTTNESKDAWFSGYNADYVTTVWTGFDQPESLGRREYGGTVALPIWMNYMGAALKDKPAHTQPEPEGILSLRVDPVSGRAATPGTPNAYFELFKSEDTPPSVNELGNGYAPGSPLPADESAPIDLF, from the coding sequence ATTCGTCTGCTGAAGTTTTTCGGGTGGTCCATCGTCGCTGTGTTCTGCGGGCTGCTCCTCGCTCTCTCCGGCGCGTTTCTCTATCTTAGTCCTGGGTTACCGTCGGTAGAGGCGCTCAGAAGTATCCAGTTGCAGATTCCCCTGCGGGTGTACAGCAGCGACGGCAAGTTGATCGCAGAATTCGGCGAAATGCGCCGCACTCCGATCCGTTTCGCCGACATTCCCCCCAACTTCATTAATGCGTTACTAAGTGCTGAAGACGATAATTTCGCCAACCACTACGGCGTCGATCCCAGCAGCCTGATGCGTGCCGCGACCCAACTGGTCAAGAGCGGGCACATCCAGTCCGGCGGCAGCACCATCACCATGCAGGTGGCGAAGAACTTCTTCCTGAGCAGCGAACGCAGCTTCTCGCGCAAGACCACCGAGATCCTCCTGGCCCTGCAAATCGAGCGCCAACTGACCAAGGACGAGATCCTCGAGCTGTACGTCAACAAGATCTACCTGGGTAACCGCGCCTACGGCATCGAAGCCGCGGCGCAGGTGTATTACGGCAAGTCGATTCGCGATGTCAGCCTGGCGCAGATGGCCATGATCGCTGGCCTGCCCAAGGCACCGTCGCGCTTCAACCCTCTGGCCAACCCGGCGCGCAGCAAGGAGCGCCGCGACTGGATCCTGGGGCGCATGTACAAGCTCGGCAAGATCAGCGAGGCCGATTACCAGGCCGCCGTGGCCGAGCCGCTGAACGCCAGCTACCACGTACCGACGCCGGAAGTGAACGCGCCTTACGTCGCCGAAATGGCCCGCGCCGAGATGGTCGGCCGTTATGGCAGCGACGCCTACACCGAAGGTTTCCGCGTCACCACCACGGTACCGAGCGACCTGCAGGAACTGGCCAACACCGCCGTCCATGAAGGCCTGATCACCTACGACCAGCGCCATGGCTATCGCGGCCCCGAATCGCGCCTGCCCGGCAAGACCCACGCCGCCTGGGCCCAGGAACTGACCAAGCAACGCAGCATCAGCGGCCTGGAGCCGGCGATCGTCACCCAAGTCGACAAGAACGGCCTGCAGGTACTGACCCGCACCGGCGAAGAGCACGTGGGCTGGGACAGCATGAAATGGGCGCGCCCGTTCCTGAACACCAACAGCATGGGCCCAGCGCCCAAGCAGCCGAGCGATGTCGCCCAGGTCGGCGACCTGATTCGCGTGCAGCGCCAGGCGGACAACTCGCTCAAGTTCCGCCAGATCCCGGTCGTTCAGGGCGCACTGGTGTCCCTCGACCCGCAAAACGGCGCCATTCGCTCGCTGGTGGGCGGTTTCGCCTTCGAGCAGAGCAACTACAACCGGGCGCTGCAGGCCAAGCGCCAACCCGGCTCCAGCTTCAAGCCGTTCGTCTATAGCGCCGCGCTGGACAATGGCTACACCGCCGCCAGCCTGGTGAACGATGCGCCGATCGTGTTCGTCGACGAGTACCTGGACAAGGTCTGGCGCCCGAAAAACGACACCAACACCTTCCTCGGCCCGATCCGCATGCGCGAGGCGCTGTACAAGTCGCGCAACCTGGTTTCGATCCGTCTCCTGCAAAGCCTGGGCGTGGACCGCACCATCGACTACATCAGCAAGTTCGGCTTCAACAAACAGGACTTGCCGCGCAACCTGTCGCTGGCCCTGGGCACCGCAACCCTGACCCCGATGGAGATCGCCACCGGCTGGAGCGTGTTCGCCAACGGCGGCTACAAGGTCACGCCGTACATCATCGACAAGATCGAAAGCCGCAACGGCGAAACCCTGTTCACCGCCAACCCGCCGAGCGTACCGACTGACAACACGGCCAGCAGCGGGATCGCGGCACCGACAGAACAGAGCTTCACGGTGAACAACGTTCCTGGCGAAACCCCGAGCCAGGCCCCTGTACAGGCGCCGGCGGTGGCCGAACGCATCATTGACGGGCGTACCACCTACATCCTCAACAGCATGCTGGAAGACGTGATCAAACTCGGTACCGGGCGACGCGCCCTGGCCTTGGGCCGCACCGACCTGGCCGGCAAGACCGGGACCACCAACGAATCCAAGGACGCCTGGTTCTCCGGCTACAACGCCGACTACGTGACCACGGTCTGGACCGGTTTCGACCAGCCGGAAAGCCTGGGCCGCCGCGAGTATGGCGGCACCGTGGCCCTGCCGATCTGGATGAACTACATGGGCGCCGCCCTCAAGGACAAGCCGGCCCATACCCAGCCCGAGCCGGAAGGCATTCTCAGCCTGCGGGTGGATCCGGTCAGCGGCCGCGCCGCGACACCGGGCACGCCGAACGCCTACTTCGAACTGTTCAAGAGCGAAGACACACCGCCTTCGGTCAACGAACTGGGCAATGGCTATGCCCCTGGCAGCCCGCTGCCGGCGGACGAGTCGGCGCCGATCGACCTGTTCTAA
- a CDS encoding pilus assembly protein PilM produces MLGLFSKKASSLLGIDISSTSVKLLELSRVDGRFRVEAYGVEPLPANAVVEKNIVEPEGVGHALSRLLARARPGAKHAALAMAGSAVISKVIEMEAGLCDDDRESQLKVDADQYIPYPLDEAAIDFDVLGYSARNPERVDVLLAACRKEHIEVREAALELAGLTARVVDLEVCALERSFALAAGASVARTVALVDIGATLTTLSVVHEGQIIYSREQLFGGHQLTEHIQRRYGLSKEEAGLAKKQGGLPDDYASEVLQPFQEAVVQQVSRSLQFFQASGPQRQVDSILLAGGSASVPGLAPLIEQRLGLPVLIANPFAGMSIGGKVDAAALASEAPSLMIACGLALRSFD; encoded by the coding sequence GTGCTAGGACTCTTCAGTAAAAAGGCGAGTTCCCTTCTGGGGATCGATATCAGCTCCACCTCGGTCAAGCTTCTTGAGTTGAGCCGTGTCGACGGCCGTTTTCGGGTCGAGGCCTATGGGGTGGAACCGTTGCCGGCCAACGCCGTGGTCGAAAAAAACATCGTCGAGCCCGAAGGGGTGGGGCATGCCTTGTCTCGCCTGTTGGCCAGGGCCCGGCCGGGAGCGAAGCACGCGGCGCTGGCGATGGCCGGCTCGGCGGTGATCAGCAAGGTCATCGAGATGGAGGCCGGGCTTTGCGATGACGATCGGGAGAGCCAGCTCAAGGTCGACGCCGACCAGTACATCCCCTATCCGCTGGATGAGGCCGCCATCGATTTCGACGTCCTCGGCTATTCGGCGCGCAATCCCGAACGCGTCGATGTGCTGTTGGCGGCCTGCCGCAAGGAACACATCGAAGTTCGCGAGGCAGCGCTGGAGCTCGCCGGGCTGACGGCGCGGGTGGTGGACCTGGAGGTCTGCGCGCTGGAGCGCTCGTTCGCCCTGGCGGCCGGGGCGTCGGTTGCCCGGACTGTGGCGCTGGTCGATATCGGAGCCACCCTGACCACCCTGAGTGTTGTGCATGAAGGGCAGATCATCTATTCCCGCGAGCAGTTGTTTGGTGGGCACCAACTGACCGAGCACATCCAGCGTCGTTACGGGCTGTCGAAAGAAGAGGCCGGCCTGGCGAAAAAGCAGGGCGGCCTGCCGGACGATTACGCCAGTGAGGTGCTGCAACCCTTTCAGGAGGCGGTGGTGCAACAGGTTTCGCGTTCGCTGCAGTTTTTCCAGGCCTCCGGCCCGCAGCGCCAGGTCGACTCCATCCTGTTGGCGGGCGGCAGCGCCTCGGTTCCGGGGCTTGCGCCGTTGATCGAGCAGCGCCTGGGCTTGCCTGTGCTGATCGCCAACCCCTTCGCTGGCATGAGTATCGGCGGCAAGGTCGACGCCGCGGCCCTGGCCAGCGAGGCTCCATCCTTGATGATCGCCTGTGGGCTGGCTTTGCGGAGTTTCGACTGA
- a CDS encoding PilN domain-containing protein — MARINLLPWREARREQRRRRFLLALAAAAAVALGALFAGDRIIDRAIDRQLARNNHVGAQITLLDQRIAKIGELKLHREQLVERMKIIQDLQGNRSTSARVFDQLARTLPDGVYFTDVRMSGQTLSITGAAESNHRVSDLMRNLDASDWFDAPSLTQVKAAGADNADQVNVFQLTVHQTRPAMGEGGQ; from the coding sequence ATGGCGCGGATCAATCTTCTTCCCTGGCGCGAGGCGCGGCGTGAACAGCGGCGTCGCCGCTTTCTCCTGGCCCTGGCAGCGGCTGCGGCGGTGGCCCTGGGTGCGCTGTTCGCGGGCGACAGGATCATCGACCGGGCGATCGACAGGCAGCTGGCGCGCAACAATCACGTAGGCGCTCAAATCACCTTGCTCGATCAGCGGATCGCCAAGATCGGCGAGCTGAAGCTGCATCGCGAGCAACTGGTGGAGCGGATGAAGATCATCCAGGACCTGCAAGGCAATCGCTCCACCAGCGCACGGGTGTTCGACCAGTTGGCCCGCACCCTGCCGGACGGGGTGTATTTCACCGATGTCAGGATGAGCGGGCAGACTCTTTCCATCACCGGGGCGGCCGAATCGAACCATCGTGTTTCGGACCTGATGCGCAACCTGGACGCCTCCGACTGGTTCGACGCGCCAAGCCTGACGCAGGTCAAGGCCGCCGGGGCGGACAACGCCGACCAGGTCAATGTGTTTCAGCTGACCGTCCATCAGACCCGGCCCGCCATGGGCGAGGGCGGGCAATGA
- a CDS encoding type 4a pilus biogenesis protein PilO, translating to MSLSGGWAQMRRIDLGELDMSNMGAWPALVKGVVAALIMLLMLALGYNLYLKDLLLQLDQRRADEAVLKQQFASKARLVANLGPYTEQMKAMETAFDLMLRQLPSDTEVPGLLEDISRTGLGSGLEFEEIKLLPEVVQPFYVELPIQITVIGGYHELATFVSGVASLPRIVTLHDFEIKPVTPEVGSKLRMNILARTYRYKVPRP from the coding sequence ATGAGCCTGTCCGGCGGGTGGGCACAGATGCGCCGGATCGATCTCGGCGAGCTGGACATGAGCAACATGGGGGCCTGGCCCGCGCTGGTCAAAGGCGTGGTCGCGGCGCTGATCATGCTGCTGATGCTGGCCCTTGGCTACAACCTGTACCTCAAGGACCTGTTGCTGCAACTCGACCAGCGCCGGGCGGACGAGGCTGTGCTGAAACAGCAGTTCGCCAGCAAGGCGCGCCTGGTGGCCAACCTGGGGCCTTACACCGAACAGATGAAGGCCATGGAAACCGCCTTTGACCTCATGCTGCGCCAGCTTCCCAGCGATACTGAAGTGCCGGGACTGCTGGAAGACATCAGTCGCACCGGGCTTGGCAGCGGGCTGGAGTTCGAAGAGATCAAGCTGTTGCCTGAGGTGGTCCAGCCGTTCTACGTCGAATTGCCGATCCAGATCACGGTCATCGGTGGGTACCACGAACTGGCAACTTTCGTCAGCGGCGTGGCCAGCTTGCCGCGAATCGTCACCCTGCATGATTTCGAGATCAAACCGGTCACGCCGGAGGTCGGTTCCAAGCTGCGCATGAACATTCTGGCCAGGACTTACCGCTACAAGGTGCCCCGTCCATGA
- a CDS encoding pilus assembly protein PilP encodes MKRIHGLLPVLAFVGLAGCGSDDDFSDLDTYMNEMRLRPPGEIEPMPAFGSYPTFTYNAAPLRSPFQPAVRVDLAGRRAGSPAVKPDPNRGKQYLEGFSIEQFEMVGTLSNASGFFALLRGAGGVHRLKVGDYLGRNDGRIVAISDSQVDVVEIVPDGAGAWLERPRTIPLKEHS; translated from the coding sequence ATGAAGCGCATTCACGGCTTGTTGCCCGTGCTGGCATTTGTCGGGCTGGCCGGTTGTGGCAGCGATGACGACTTCAGTGATCTGGATACCTACATGAACGAGATGCGCTTACGGCCGCCCGGTGAGATTGAACCAATGCCGGCATTCGGGTCTTACCCAACGTTCACCTACAACGCTGCGCCCTTGCGCAGCCCGTTTCAGCCTGCGGTCAGGGTGGACCTGGCGGGACGCCGGGCAGGCTCGCCCGCGGTCAAGCCGGATCCGAACCGCGGCAAGCAGTATCTCGAGGGCTTCAGCATCGAGCAGTTCGAGATGGTGGGCACCCTTTCCAATGCCTCTGGCTTCTTTGCGCTGTTGCGCGGTGCCGGTGGTGTGCATCGGCTGAAGGTCGGCGACTACCTGGGGCGTAACGATGGGCGGATTGTCGCGATCAGCGATTCACAGGTCGACGTGGTCGAGATCGTTCCCGATGGAGCGGGAGCGTGGCTGGAGCGACCACGGACCATTCCATTAAAAGAACACTCATAG